From the Microplitis mediator isolate UGA2020A chromosome 6, iyMicMedi2.1, whole genome shotgun sequence genome, one window contains:
- the LOC130670412 gene encoding cyclin-T-like — protein MAQKWYLNKEELKNSPSFKDGISAEKELDYKQQAAYLINDLGKRLKLSEVCVHTAIVYMRRFFIHHSLAKFHRYEVATAAIFVAAKVEEEPQKSKEVISALHICLKKTRDQQLDTTTAEFQENVKALIVNERILLATLGFKMGVNHPHHYITEFCREIKACKQLCKIFLQMANYTLQMTSMCLKYKPAVVASYCIYFTIQSSQWKIPEVIDGNHWFWLLDTKVTFDLLIEMDREFKEVLNKLSPKIRKRVMCLFKNPPVRINSMNRIVTSSSLSDQESVSTKTELKQSSTRQKITYQEYRDRLMKKKCADSDGSSTSLPQAAGEVQDNSVGSTCQLVPATAKDQEITIEVLDNYIRKRESCHDTL, from the coding sequence atggCGCAAAAGTGGTATTTGAACAAAGAAGAGCTGAAGAACTCTCCAAGCTTCAAGGATGGTATCAGCGCGGAGAAGGAATTAGACTATAAACAACAAGCCGCTTacttaataaatgatttaggCAAGCGGCTTAAATTATCAGAAGTTTGTGTACATACTGCCATAGTGTACATGCGCAGATTTTTCATTCACCATTCATTGGCCAAGTTTCATCGTTATGAAGTTGCAACGGCGGCAATTTTTGTGGCGGCAAAGGTTGAAGAAGAGCCACAAAAATCGAAGGAGGTAATAAGTGCTCTTCATATCTGTTTGAAGAAAACCAGGGATCAACAACTGGACACTACGACTGCCGAGTTCCAGGAGAATGTCAAAGCACTCATAGTAAATGAGCGTATTCTTCTAGCAACACTGGGATTTAAGATGGGAGTTAATCACCCTCATCATTACATCACGGAATTCTGCAGAGAAATAAAAGCTTGCAAACAACTATGCAAGATTTTTCTGCAGATGGCGAACTACACGTTACAGATGACATCAATGTGCCTGAAGTACAAACCGGCAGTTGTGGCGTcgtattgtatttatttcacCATCCAATCGTCGCAGTGGAAGATTCCCGAAGTCATAGATGGGAATCATTGGTTTTGGCTGCTCGATACAAAAGTGACCTTCGATCTGCTGATAGAGATGGACAGGGAGTTCAAAGAAGTCTTAAATAAACTGTCACCGAAAATACGAAAACGCGTGatgtgtttatttaaaaatccacCTGTCCGAATTAACTCAATGAATCGGATAGTGACAAGCTCCAGTTTATCGGATCAAGAAAGTGTTTCCACTAAAACTGAATTGAAGCAATCAAGTACTCGGCAGAAAATCACCTATCAGGAGTATCGTGATAgactgatgaagaaaaaatgtGCGGATTCAGATGGGTCCTCGACATCTTTACCTCAAGCTGCTGGAGAAGTACAAGATAATTCGGTTGGAAGTACCTGTCAACTTGTACCAGCAACTGCAAAGGATCAGGAAATAACAATTGAAGTCCTAGATAACTACATCCGTAAACGTGAGAGTTGTCAtgatactctctaa
- the LOC130669539 gene encoding uncharacterized protein LOC130669539, whose protein sequence is MLSALLPVSNSVITKRGKGVGKGKKRKLNESDDSPLPVKTAFLNKDLIKTLPDGTNISNYIKEIKEREATNVQPCLILMKGQGYEKFFIEGDNWLISVGDKSGPIAAFNLLYKLFYVLNLQYPNSLQNFFNFVDCYVFGMQGVTSRSVVSALHITLSNITIKDSKVLNDNDNDSLSD, encoded by the exons ATGTTGAGTGCATTACTACCGGTATCAAACTCTGTGATCACAAAAAGAGGTAAAGGCGTAGGTAAAGGAAAGAAAAGA aaaCTCAATGAAAGCGATGATAGCCCTTTACCCGTCAAAACTGCATTTCTCAATAAAGATCTCATAAAAACTCTTCCG GACGGAACTAATATAAGTAACTACATCAAAGAGATTAAGGAACGTGAAGCTACTAATGTCCAACCATGTCTCATTCTTATGAAAGGTCAAggttatgaaaaatttttcattgaaggGGATAATTGGCTTATAAGTGTAGGCGACAAAAGTGGACCGATTGCagcttttaatttactttataaGCTATTTTACGTGCTGAATTTACAGTACCCGAACAgtttgcaaaattttttcaattttgtagATTGTTACGTTTTTGGAATGCAAGGTGTAACATCACGATCAGTGGTCTCGGCCCTACATATTACATTAAGTAATATTACAATCAAGGATTCAAAAGTTCTTAATGATAACGATAATGATTCATtatctgattaa
- the LOC130670410 gene encoding cyclin-T-like: protein MAQKWYLNKEELKNSPSFKDGISAEKELDYKQQAAYLINDLGKRLKLSEVCVHTAIVYMRRFFIHHSLAKFHRYEVATAAIFVAAKVEEEPQRSKEVISALHICLKKTRDQQLDTTTAEFQENVKALIVNERILLATLGFKMGVNHPHHYITEFCREIKACKQLCKIFLQMANYTLQMTSMCLKYKPAVVASYCIYFTIQSSRWKIPEVIDGNLWFWLLDTKVTFDLLIKMDREFKEVLNKLSPKIQKRVMCLFKNPPVRINSMNRIVTSPSSSDQESVSTKTELKQSSTRQKISYQEYRDRLMKKKCADSDGSSTSSPQAAGEVQDNSVGSTCQFAPATAKNQEITVEVLDNYIRKRESCHDMGSIFCSSKKRKLE from the coding sequence atggCGCAAAAGTGGTATTTGAACAAAGAAGAGCTGAAGAACTCTCCAAGCTTCAAGGATGGTATCAGCGCGGAGAAGGAATTAGACTATAAACAACAAGCCGCTTacttaataaatgatttaggCAAGCGGCTTAAATTATCAGAAGTTTGTGTACATACTGCCATAGTGTACATGCGCAGATTTTTCATTCACCATTCATTGGCCAAGTTTCATCGGTATGAAGTTGCAACGGCGGCAATTTTTGTGGCGGCAAAGGTTGAAGAAGAGCCACAAAGATCGAAGGAGGTAATAAGTGCTCTTCATATCTGTTTGAAGAAAACCAGGGATCAACAACTGGACACTACGACTGCCGAGTTCCAGGAGAATGTCAAAGCACTCATAGTAAATGAGCGTATTCTTCTAGCAACACTGGGATTTAAGATGGGAGTTAATCACCCTCATCATTACATCACGGAATTCTGCAGAGAAATAAAAGCTTGCAAACAACTATGCAAGATTTTTCTGCAGATGGCGAACTACACGTTACAGATGACATCAATGTGCCTGAAGTACAAACCGGCAGTTGTGGCGTcgtattgtatttatttcacCATCCAATCGTCGCGGTGGAAGATTCCCGAAGTCATAGATGGGAATCTTTGGTTTTGGCTGCTCGATACAAAGGTGACCTTCGATCTGCTGATAAAGATGGACAGGGAGTTTAAAGAAGTCTTAAATAAACTGTCACCGAAAATACAGAAACGCGTGatgtgtttatttaaaaatccacCTGTCCGAATTAACTCAATGAATCGGATAGTGACAAGCCCCAGTTCATCGGATCAAGAAAGTGTTTCCACTAAAACTGAATTGAAGCAATCAAGTACTCGGCAGAAAATCAGCTATCAGGAGTATCGTGATAgactgatgaagaaaaaatgtGCGGATTCAGATGGGTCGTCGACATCTTCACCTCAAGCTGCTGGAGAAGTACAAGATAATTCGGTTGGAAGTACCTGTCAATTTGCACCAGCAACTGCAAAGAATCAGGAAATAACAGTCGAAGTCCTAGATAACTACATCCGTAAGCGTGAGAGTTGTCATGATATGGGCAGCATTTTTTGTTCTTCTAAAAAACGTAAGCTAGAATAG